Proteins from a genomic interval of Rhizobium etli CFN 42:
- a CDS encoding extracellular solute-binding protein, with the protein MLKSLNKTLLGAALIGASFAPHAFAETTLNALFMAQAAYSEADVRAMTDAFVKANPDIKINLEFVPYEGLHDKTVLAQGSGGGYDVVLFDVIWPAEYATNKVLVDVSSRITDEMKKGVLPGAWTTVQYEGKYYGMPWILDTKYLFYNKEILEKAGIKAPPKTWDELAEQAKTIKDQGLLATPIAWSWSQAEAAICDYTTLVSAYGGDFLKDGKPAFQSGGGLDALKYMVASYTSGLTNPNSKEFLEEDVRKVFENGDAAFALNWTYMYNMANDPKDSKVAGKVGVVPAPGVAGKSEASAVNGSMGLGITSASQHPDEAWKYITFMTSQATQNAYAKLSLPIWASSYADPAVTKGQEELISAAKVGLAAMYPRPTTPKYQELSTALQQAIQESLLGQSTPEDALKSAAENSGL; encoded by the coding sequence ATGCTGAAATCTCTCAACAAGACGCTTCTGGGTGCGGCCTTGATCGGCGCATCCTTTGCTCCACATGCTTTCGCCGAAACGACGCTGAACGCGCTTTTCATGGCGCAGGCCGCCTATAGCGAAGCCGATGTGCGCGCCATGACCGACGCCTTCGTCAAGGCGAACCCCGATATCAAGATCAATCTCGAATTCGTCCCCTATGAAGGCCTGCACGATAAGACGGTGCTGGCACAGGGTTCCGGCGGCGGTTACGACGTCGTTCTCTTCGACGTCATCTGGCCGGCCGAATATGCCACCAACAAGGTTCTGGTCGACGTCTCCTCCCGCATCACTGACGAGATGAAGAAGGGCGTGCTACCGGGCGCCTGGACCACCGTGCAATATGAAGGCAAATATTACGGCATGCCGTGGATCCTCGACACCAAATATCTCTTCTACAACAAGGAAATTCTGGAGAAGGCCGGCATCAAAGCCCCGCCGAAGACCTGGGACGAGCTGGCCGAACAGGCAAAGACGATCAAGGACCAGGGCCTGCTTGCCACGCCGATCGCTTGGAGCTGGTCGCAGGCCGAAGCCGCCATCTGCGACTACACCACGCTCGTCAGCGCCTATGGCGGAGATTTCCTGAAGGACGGCAAACCTGCCTTCCAGAGTGGTGGCGGCCTTGACGCCCTGAAATATATGGTGGCCAGCTATACGTCCGGCCTGACCAATCCAAACTCCAAGGAGTTCCTGGAAGAGGACGTCCGCAAGGTCTTCGAAAATGGCGATGCCGCCTTCGCGCTCAACTGGACCTACATGTACAACATGGCCAACGACCCGAAGGACAGCAAGGTCGCGGGCAAGGTCGGCGTCGTGCCGGCCCCGGGGGTAGCCGGCAAGAGCGAGGCTTCGGCCGTCAACGGCTCGATGGGCCTCGGCATCACCTCCGCCAGCCAGCATCCCGACGAGGCCTGGAAATACATCACCTTCATGACCTCGCAGGCGACACAGAACGCTTACGCCAAGCTCAGCCTGCCGATCTGGGCCTCCTCCTACGCGGACCCGGCCGTTACCAAGGGCCAGGAAGAGCTGATCTCGGCCGCGAAGGTCGGCCTTGCCGCCATGTATCCGCGCCCGACGACGCCAAAATATCAGGAGCTTTCGACGGCGCTGCAGCAGGCGATCCAGGAATCGCTGCTTGGCCAGTCGACGCCTGAGGATGCGCTGAAGTCGGCCGCCGAAAACAGCGGCCTCTGA
- a CDS encoding carbohydrate ABC transporter permease — protein MSGTWLTTRAWLLMLPLLVVMISVIGWPLVDTVGLSFTDAKLVGTAGDFVGIDNYAKMLFGSNFQRTLVTTAWFAIVSVAAEMVIGVLAALLLNQQFRGRTALRALMILPWALPTVVNATLWRLIYNPEYGALNAALTQLGLLDAYRSWLGEPGTALAALIVADCWKNFPLVALIALAALQAVPRDITAASLVDGAGALARFRFVILPYLAGPLMVALVLRTIEAFKVFDIIWVMTRGGPANSTRTLSILVYQEAFSFQRAGSGASLALIVTLLVTLLAAGYAALVRKTAGSAA, from the coding sequence ATGTCGGGCACATGGCTGACAACGCGCGCGTGGCTGTTGATGCTGCCGCTTCTCGTGGTCATGATCTCGGTCATCGGCTGGCCACTGGTCGATACCGTCGGCCTCTCCTTCACCGATGCCAAGCTCGTCGGCACCGCGGGCGATTTCGTCGGTATCGACAACTATGCCAAGATGCTCTTCGGCTCGAATTTCCAGCGCACGCTCGTTACCACCGCATGGTTCGCAATCGTCTCGGTCGCCGCCGAAATGGTGATCGGCGTGCTTGCCGCCCTGCTGCTGAACCAGCAGTTCCGCGGCCGCACCGCGCTGCGCGCCTTGATGATCCTGCCCTGGGCGCTGCCGACCGTCGTCAACGCCACGCTCTGGCGGCTGATCTACAATCCGGAATATGGTGCGCTCAACGCCGCGCTGACGCAGCTTGGTCTGCTCGATGCCTATCGCTCCTGGCTCGGCGAGCCGGGCACGGCGCTCGCTGCCCTCATCGTCGCCGACTGCTGGAAGAACTTCCCGCTGGTAGCGCTGATCGCGCTTGCCGCGCTCCAGGCCGTGCCGCGCGACATCACCGCCGCCTCGCTGGTCGACGGCGCCGGCGCGCTTGCCCGCTTCCGCTTCGTCATCCTGCCCTATCTTGCCGGCCCGCTAATGGTGGCGTTGGTGCTGCGCACGATCGAGGCCTTCAAGGTATTCGACATCATCTGGGTCATGACCCGCGGCGGCCCGGCCAACAGCACCCGCACGCTGTCGATCCTCGTCTATCAGGAAGCCTTCTCATTCCAGCGGGCGGGCTCGGGCGCGTCGCTGGCCTTGATCGTCACGCTGCTGGTGACGCTGCTTGCCGCCGGCTACGCCGCCCTGGTGCGTAAGACCGCCGGGAGTGCCGCCTGA
- a CDS encoding carbohydrate ABC transporter permease → MERQSPLFSFFIHLSALLLAAVILAPILWLFIMSISPAADLAAKPLRWWPQAADFSRYQVLLSTLENSAGAAFTSSLRNSIEVAGMATIAAIALAIPAGWAVSRTPSVGWSLSMVIATYMLPPVALAVPLYMGLSHLGMLNNVFGLALVYLTILAPFTTWLMKSGFDSIPREIESAAMIDGAGLFQTLRIITLPLAAPVVATSSLFAFLLAWDEFFYALLFTSDQRAKTLTVAIADLAGGRVSDYGLIATAGVLAALPPVLIGLVMQRALISGLTSGGVKG, encoded by the coding sequence ATGGAACGCCAGAGCCCGCTCTTTTCCTTTTTCATTCACCTCTCAGCGCTGCTGCTTGCTGCGGTCATCCTGGCGCCGATCCTGTGGCTGTTCATCATGAGCATCTCGCCGGCCGCCGACCTTGCGGCAAAGCCGCTGCGCTGGTGGCCGCAGGCGGCGGATTTCTCGCGTTACCAGGTGCTGCTGTCGACGCTGGAAAACAGCGCCGGCGCCGCCTTCACCTCATCGCTGCGCAACAGCATCGAGGTGGCCGGCATGGCGACGATCGCTGCCATCGCGCTCGCCATACCGGCCGGCTGGGCGGTGTCGCGCACGCCCTCCGTGGGCTGGTCGCTGTCGATGGTGATCGCCACCTATATGCTGCCGCCGGTGGCGCTCGCCGTGCCGCTCTATATGGGTCTCTCCCATCTCGGCATGTTGAACAACGTCTTCGGCCTTGCCCTCGTCTATCTCACCATCCTGGCGCCCTTCACCACCTGGCTGATGAAATCAGGCTTCGATTCCATCCCGCGCGAGATCGAATCCGCCGCTATGATCGATGGCGCCGGCCTGTTCCAGACGCTGAGGATCATCACGCTGCCGCTTGCTGCCCCCGTGGTCGCGACATCGAGCCTCTTTGCCTTCCTGCTCGCTTGGGATGAATTCTTCTATGCGCTGCTCTTCACCTCGGACCAGCGCGCCAAGACGCTGACCGTCGCCATTGCCGACCTCGCCGGCGGCCGCGTTTCCGATTACGGACTGATCGCCACGGCAGGCGTGCTCGCCGCCCTGCCCCCGGTGCTGATTGGTCTCGTCATGCAACGCGCCCTGATCTCGGGGCTCACCAGCGGCGGCGTCAAGGGATGA
- a CDS encoding SIS domain-containing protein encodes MNMTRESNRPSGLAAIDREMAHQHSDALASYETAAPMAARAAASLKKTGRLLLLGMGGSHAVNRAVEPLYRALGIDAVALPLSEQLGQPLPIAGRTIFVTSQSGESAEVVRWFNETGGTPDTFGLTLEGSSFLARTAASLVGSGGTELAFAATRSLTVTFALHLAILSALGEDPAAALAVLKAPEDHDIAAALAALETVSTVVTSGRRLQGVAEALALGLTELSRRPCFSLEGGQLRHGPMEMLGPKIGVVLFRGLDETAGLVTAMAVSAVETGAPVILFDASSEAPVAGAVTIRFAPASGLAAVFAMLPVAQRLMIAFAETRVENAGTPVRSTKITRSE; translated from the coding sequence ATGAACATGACTAGAGAAAGCAACCGGCCGTCCGGACTTGCGGCGATCGACCGCGAGATGGCGCATCAGCACTCCGATGCGCTCGCCTCTTATGAAACCGCCGCACCGATGGCGGCAAGAGCCGCCGCCTCGCTGAAGAAGACCGGCCGGCTGCTTCTGCTCGGCATGGGTGGCTCGCATGCCGTCAATCGGGCCGTCGAGCCGCTTTACCGTGCCCTCGGCATCGATGCCGTCGCCCTGCCGCTGTCCGAACAGCTTGGCCAGCCGCTGCCGATCGCCGGCAGGACGATCTTCGTCACCTCGCAATCGGGCGAAAGCGCCGAGGTCGTGCGCTGGTTCAACGAGACCGGCGGCACACCGGACACTTTCGGCCTGACGCTCGAAGGCAGTTCATTCCTCGCCAGAACCGCCGCTTCATTGGTCGGCAGCGGCGGCACCGAGCTCGCCTTCGCCGCCACCCGCAGCCTGACGGTGACCTTCGCCCTGCATCTGGCAATCCTTTCCGCCCTCGGTGAAGATCCCGCGGCGGCGCTTGCCGTCCTCAAGGCGCCCGAAGACCATGACATTGCGGCGGCACTCGCCGCACTCGAAACCGTCTCGACCGTGGTCACCTCGGGCCGCCGCCTGCAAGGTGTCGCCGAGGCATTGGCCCTCGGACTGACGGAGCTTTCGCGCCGCCCCTGCTTTTCTCTCGAAGGCGGCCAGCTGCGCCATGGCCCGATGGAGATGCTGGGGCCGAAGATCGGCGTCGTGCTGTTCCGCGGTCTCGATGAGACCGCCGGCCTCGTCACCGCCATGGCGGTCTCCGCCGTCGAGACCGGTGCGCCTGTCATCCTGTTCGACGCCTCGAGTGAAGCGCCGGTCGCCGGCGCCGTGACAATCCGCTTTGCACCGGCGAGCGGCCTTGCAGCGGTCTTCGCCATGCTGCCGGTCGCCCAGCGGCTGATGATCGCTTTTGCAGAAACCCGCGTGGAGAATGCCGGAACGCCGGTCCGGTCCACCAAGATTACCCGGAGTGAATGA
- a CDS encoding PfkB family carbohydrate kinase, which yields MRPLAVIGNVNVDLILGPAAPWPKAGTEIIVDHDELRVGGSAGNSALAWQALGIEFEIAANIGNDQFGRWLAEAFGHRSANWPVRPERTTLSVGITHPDGERTFFTTTGHLPRFSLADVFAVIDGERLRGGYALLCGAFLTDDLVKEYGAFFDWADSHGITVALDTGWPLDGWTDENCAATRAWLSRSRIALLNEVETTTLAGIADPIEAAREIRLHMPEGAVVVVKRGPSGAIAIAPDDQLVSVAAPVVAVVDTIGAGDVFNAAFLAALAKDEPLMSCLRAGTEVASRAISTLPRSYGEPSPPQEPVS from the coding sequence ATGCGGCCGCTTGCAGTCATCGGCAATGTCAATGTCGATCTCATCCTTGGACCGGCCGCCCCGTGGCCCAAGGCCGGCACGGAAATCATCGTCGATCATGACGAGTTGCGCGTCGGCGGATCTGCCGGCAACAGTGCGCTCGCCTGGCAGGCGCTCGGCATCGAATTCGAGATCGCCGCCAATATCGGCAACGACCAGTTCGGCCGGTGGCTCGCCGAAGCCTTCGGTCATCGCTCCGCGAACTGGCCGGTGCGCCCTGAGAGAACGACGCTCTCCGTCGGCATCACCCATCCGGACGGCGAACGCACCTTCTTCACGACGACCGGCCACCTGCCGCGCTTCAGCCTTGCCGACGTCTTTGCCGTCATCGACGGCGAAAGGCTCCGGGGCGGCTACGCGCTTCTCTGCGGCGCGTTCCTGACCGACGATCTGGTAAAGGAATATGGCGCTTTCTTCGATTGGGCCGACAGCCATGGCATCACCGTCGCGCTCGACACCGGCTGGCCGCTCGACGGCTGGACGGACGAGAATTGCGCGGCGACACGCGCCTGGCTTTCGCGCAGCCGCATCGCGCTGCTGAACGAGGTCGAGACGACGACGCTTGCCGGTATTGCCGATCCGATTGAGGCTGCCCGTGAGATCCGATTGCATATGCCGGAAGGTGCGGTCGTCGTCGTCAAACGCGGCCCCAGCGGCGCCATCGCAATCGCGCCGGACGACCAACTGGTTTCAGTGGCCGCGCCTGTTGTCGCAGTCGTCGATACCATCGGCGCCGGCGATGTCTTCAATGCCGCCTTCCTCGCGGCGCTGGCAAAGGACGAGCCTTTGATGTCTTGCCTGAGAGCGGGAACCGAAGTCGCCTCGCGCGCCATCTCCACCCTTCCCCGCAGCTATGGCGAGCCATCGCCTCCCCAGGAACCCGTGTCATGA
- a CDS encoding ABC transporter ATP-binding protein, giving the protein MSALDIENIRKTYGEVETLKGIDISLESGEFLVLLGSSGCGKSTLLNIIAGLAEATSGDVRIGGRSVLRVHPKDRDIAMVFQSYALYPNLTVHRNIGFGLEMRKVPTPERDKAVRDAAKLLQIENLLDRKPSQLSGGQRQRVAIGRALVRKPEVFLFDEPLSNLDAKLRMEMRTEIKRLHRILNTTVVYVTHDQIEAMTLASRIAVMRDGRIEQLGTPEEIYNSPATLYVATFVGAPPMNLLKVTVRDNRLVLSGSDASLSLPVRFGKAAADGRDLILGIRPEALRTAGSGASFEAIVEVAELTGPELVVTALAGNQRLMACLPPRTQVRDGEKLALFADEEALHLFDAQTGLSCLRGQ; this is encoded by the coding sequence ATGAGCGCGCTCGACATTGAAAACATCCGCAAGACCTATGGCGAGGTCGAGACGCTGAAAGGCATCGACATTTCCCTGGAAAGCGGCGAATTCCTCGTGCTGCTCGGTTCCTCGGGCTGCGGCAAGTCAACGCTCTTGAACATCATCGCCGGCCTTGCCGAGGCGACGAGCGGCGACGTCAGGATCGGCGGGCGATCGGTGCTGCGCGTGCATCCGAAGGACCGCGACATCGCCATGGTCTTTCAATCCTATGCGCTCTATCCCAATCTGACGGTGCATAGGAACATCGGCTTCGGCCTGGAAATGCGCAAGGTCCCGACGCCCGAACGCGACAAGGCCGTGCGCGACGCCGCCAAACTCCTGCAGATCGAAAACCTGCTCGATCGCAAGCCGAGCCAGCTCTCCGGCGGCCAGCGGCAACGCGTCGCGATCGGCCGCGCGCTGGTGCGCAAGCCGGAGGTGTTCCTCTTCGACGAGCCGCTTTCCAATTTGGACGCCAAGCTGCGCATGGAAATGCGCACCGAAATCAAGCGGCTGCACCGGATACTGAACACCACTGTGGTCTATGTCACCCATGATCAGATCGAGGCGATGACGCTTGCGAGCCGCATCGCCGTCATGCGCGACGGCCGCATCGAGCAGTTGGGCACGCCGGAAGAGATCTACAACAGTCCGGCGACGCTCTATGTCGCCACCTTCGTCGGCGCGCCGCCGATGAACCTGCTCAAGGTAACCGTCCGGGATAATCGACTGGTGCTCTCTGGTTCCGATGCCAGCCTATCTCTGCCCGTCCGCTTCGGTAAGGCGGCAGCCGATGGCCGCGACCTCATTCTGGGCATCCGCCCCGAGGCGCTTCGCACGGCTGGATCCGGGGCTTCGTTCGAGGCAATCGTGGAGGTTGCGGAGTTGACCGGCCCGGAGCTCGTCGTCACCGCCCTCGCGGGAAACCAGCGGCTGATGGCGTGCCTGCCGCCGCGCACTCAGGTCCGCGACGGCGAAAAACTCGCTCTCTTCGCCGACGAGGAGGCATTGCATCTCTTCGATGCGCAAACCGGTCTCAGTTGCCTCCGCGGGCAATAG
- a CDS encoding glycoside hydrolase family 16 protein, translated as MRYKVSSKTLGLLVVLGLGALPGEPSVAQEPINMNAYQLTFEENFDTLDVSTWGEKSSRWIAHTPWNGDFGDARFTDPAPGFPFTTDQGILKIEARKGEDGTWRSGLLSAVNPKGEGFSQQFGYFEARMKLPPGKGVWPAFWLIGLDRSKYTAEIDVLEYYGRAPYEFSMGFHIWRQAHGGENSNGGYWKTVQDGILNSEYHTYGVDIQADKTTFYLDRYYLWSFDTPKEFHMPFYPLVNLALGSGWPIDETPNPSILLVDYIHVYQRKPADAAN; from the coding sequence ATGCGTTACAAGGTATCTTCTAAGACTTTGGGTCTGCTCGTCGTTCTTGGTCTGGGAGCTTTGCCCGGCGAGCCGAGCGTGGCCCAGGAGCCGATCAATATGAATGCGTATCAGCTGACGTTCGAGGAAAATTTCGACACCCTCGACGTCTCGACATGGGGGGAGAAAAGCTCCCGCTGGATCGCTCACACGCCCTGGAACGGCGATTTCGGCGACGCCCGCTTTACCGATCCGGCTCCCGGCTTTCCGTTCACGACTGATCAGGGAATCCTGAAGATCGAGGCGCGCAAGGGCGAGGATGGAACCTGGCGATCAGGCCTGCTCTCGGCGGTCAATCCGAAAGGCGAAGGCTTTTCGCAGCAGTTCGGCTATTTCGAAGCGCGGATGAAGCTGCCGCCGGGCAAAGGTGTGTGGCCGGCCTTCTGGCTCATCGGGCTCGACCGGTCGAAATACACCGCCGAGATCGACGTGCTGGAATATTATGGGCGCGCGCCGTACGAGTTCAGCATGGGCTTTCATATCTGGCGCCAGGCCCATGGCGGTGAGAATTCCAATGGTGGCTACTGGAAAACGGTTCAGGATGGAATTCTGAACAGCGAATATCATACCTACGGCGTCGATATCCAGGCCGACAAGACGACCTTCTATCTGGATCGCTATTACCTGTGGAGCTTCGACACGCCGAAGGAGTTCCATATGCCGTTCTATCCGCTGGTGAACCTGGCGCTCGGCTCGGGTTGGCCGATCGATGAAACGCCGAACCCTTCCATCCTGCTCGTCGACTATATCCACGTCTACCAACGCAAGCCGGCCGACGCGGCAAATTGA
- a CDS encoding lipopolysaccharide biosynthesis protein, whose protein sequence is MSSVSRKTATASIWTVSGKFLARLLDFVSLLILARLLSPADFGLVAIATSVLVIVETILDLPLTQALMRQPLPSKEMFATAFTLSLLRGAAISLLMIVLSWPMALIYGDSRLFALVAVLSIAPAMRSMISPRMVLFMQQFDFKREFALDLITKASTLLSGVGVAVATGSYWGLAVGAVSGPTAAMITSYVFAPMRPAFSLSEWKHFQDMISWNTVSQVLNSINWQLDRLLLPRFTGLSTFGGFSVADNIAGIPYQTFVGPLLRPLMAGFSTVEDRRNLVAAYLKATSAITFVAAPVLIALAMLAEPTVRVLVGEKWLSAAPILQWLCVVSLLGLPTNIMPALAMVLDNTRSLALRMFAEFVVRVPVTILGIAYFQVPGALGARIIAVLVAYAASLVITRRLIGASFVAQLNAFCRPLAASVPMIAFLLWVQPMLAAMPASFNLIASLAVCGAAAASIFWALALLLWQIVGRPDGIETIVVQRLTPRRNGVLTS, encoded by the coding sequence ATGTCAAGCGTATCTCGGAAAACGGCGACGGCAAGTATCTGGACGGTCAGTGGAAAATTCCTCGCCCGGCTGCTCGATTTTGTCAGCCTGCTTATTCTGGCGAGGCTTTTGAGCCCTGCGGATTTTGGCCTGGTCGCCATCGCAACGTCGGTTCTCGTCATCGTCGAGACGATTCTGGATCTGCCGTTGACGCAGGCCCTGATGCGACAACCGTTGCCTTCCAAAGAGATGTTTGCCACGGCTTTCACTCTCAGCCTGCTTCGAGGGGCGGCCATAAGCCTGCTGATGATCGTCCTCTCCTGGCCCATGGCGCTGATCTACGGCGATTCCCGGCTCTTTGCCCTCGTCGCCGTTCTCTCGATCGCGCCTGCCATGCGCAGCATGATCAGTCCGCGCATGGTGCTCTTCATGCAGCAATTCGATTTCAAACGCGAGTTCGCGCTCGATCTCATCACCAAGGCATCGACATTGCTGTCCGGTGTTGGTGTGGCCGTGGCAACGGGCAGCTATTGGGGGCTGGCAGTCGGAGCGGTTTCGGGCCCGACCGCGGCGATGATCACCTCCTATGTCTTTGCCCCGATGCGGCCGGCATTCAGCCTTTCCGAATGGAAGCATTTTCAGGACATGATCAGCTGGAACACCGTGTCGCAGGTGCTGAATTCGATCAACTGGCAGCTGGACCGGCTGCTCTTGCCGCGTTTTACCGGCCTGTCGACATTCGGGGGCTTCAGCGTCGCCGACAACATTGCCGGAATTCCGTATCAAACTTTCGTCGGGCCGTTGCTGCGTCCGCTGATGGCCGGATTCTCCACCGTCGAAGACCGCCGCAATCTGGTCGCTGCCTACCTGAAGGCGACCAGCGCCATCACCTTCGTCGCGGCCCCCGTTCTGATCGCTCTCGCCATGCTCGCCGAGCCGACCGTGCGCGTCCTCGTCGGCGAGAAATGGCTATCTGCCGCGCCGATCCTGCAATGGCTCTGCGTTGTCAGCCTGCTCGGTCTTCCCACGAATATCATGCCGGCATTGGCGATGGTGCTGGACAACACCCGTTCCCTCGCCCTCAGAATGTTTGCGGAATTCGTCGTCAGGGTGCCGGTCACCATCCTGGGCATCGCCTATTTCCAGGTCCCTGGTGCGCTCGGTGCTCGGATCATCGCCGTACTTGTCGCCTATGCCGCGTCGCTCGTCATCACCCGGCGGCTGATCGGTGCGAGTTTTGTCGCGCAGCTGAACGCCTTCTGTCGGCCGCTGGCCGCGAGCGTGCCGATGATCGCTTTCCTGCTCTGGGTGCAGCCGATGCTCGCCGCCATGCCTGCCAGCTTCAACCTGATCGCCAGCCTGGCGGTCTGCGGCGCCGCGGCTGCGTCGATTTTCTGGGCCTTGGCCCTGCTGCTGTGGCAGATCGTCGGACGCCCAGACGGTATCGAGACGATCGTCGTGCAAAGGCTGACACCGCGGCGAAACGGAGTTCTCACCTCATGA
- a CDS encoding glycosyltransferase family 4 protein, translating to MTLKATTSLSDARAFLGDAPVMSKRRVAEAESARETGQLRVAIVHYWLVSMRGGEKVVEELCRMFPQADIFTLVCNRDRISDFLKTRNIRTSFLQKIPGAQRHYTKMLPLMPFALEQFDLQDYDLVLSSESGPAKGIITRADALHVCYCHSPMRYIWDQFHVYRHGLPWIGRALMSITAPMLRAWDVTTASRVDTFIANSDYVASRIRRFYDRESVVIHPPVATDDFAVGKGKGEFYLYAGQLTTYKRPDIAVRACTEAGRKLVVIGEGEQLPYLKSIAGPTVQFLGHQPFNVLRDHLSRCRALLFPGTEDFGILPVEAMASGRPVLAFDAGGARETVSSPQVGFRFAEQTTEALLETMAAFEEVEDDVDPHAIRAHALKFSSAVFRDRLANLIEQELSSRGDRSAEVFRKRPG from the coding sequence TTGACCTTGAAAGCAACAACCTCTCTTTCCGACGCAAGGGCATTTCTCGGCGATGCGCCAGTGATGTCGAAAAGGCGCGTGGCCGAGGCGGAAAGCGCCAGGGAAACCGGGCAACTGCGTGTCGCTATCGTCCATTACTGGCTCGTCTCAATGCGCGGCGGCGAGAAGGTCGTCGAAGAATTGTGCCGCATGTTTCCTCAGGCAGACATCTTTACGCTCGTCTGCAACCGGGACCGGATCAGCGATTTTCTAAAGACGCGGAATATCCGCACCTCCTTTCTACAGAAGATTCCCGGGGCGCAGCGGCATTACACCAAGATGCTGCCACTGATGCCCTTCGCGCTCGAGCAGTTCGATCTGCAGGATTACGATCTCGTGCTGTCGAGCGAATCCGGGCCGGCCAAAGGCATCATCACGCGCGCCGATGCATTGCATGTCTGCTATTGCCATTCGCCCATGCGCTATATCTGGGACCAGTTCCATGTCTATCGCCATGGCCTGCCCTGGATCGGCCGCGCTCTGATGTCGATCACCGCGCCCATGCTGCGCGCCTGGGATGTGACGACAGCTTCGCGCGTCGATACCTTCATCGCCAATTCCGACTACGTCGCAAGCCGCATCCGCCGCTTCTATGACCGGGAATCCGTCGTCATCCACCCACCCGTTGCGACCGATGACTTTGCGGTGGGGAAGGGTAAAGGCGAATTTTATCTCTATGCCGGACAGCTGACGACCTACAAGCGGCCGGATATTGCAGTCCGCGCCTGCACCGAGGCCGGCCGCAAACTCGTCGTAATCGGCGAGGGGGAACAGCTGCCCTATCTGAAGTCGATCGCCGGGCCGACCGTCCAATTTCTTGGCCACCAGCCCTTCAACGTGCTGCGCGACCACCTGTCGCGATGCCGTGCCCTGCTGTTTCCGGGCACGGAGGATTTCGGCATCCTGCCGGTGGAAGCCATGGCATCGGGCCGTCCGGTTCTCGCTTTCGACGCCGGCGGCGCCAGGGAAACCGTTTCCTCGCCGCAGGTCGGCTTCCGCTTCGCCGAACAGACGACGGAAGCCCTGCTAGAGACGATGGCGGCGTTCGAAGAGGTCGAGGACGATGTCGATCCGCATGCAATCCGCGCGCACGCGCTGAAATTCTCCTCAGCCGTGTTCCGCGATCGTCTGGCCAATCTCATCGAGCAAGAGCTTTCCAGTCGTGGCGATCGATCCGCCGAGGTATTCAGAAAGAGGCCGGGCTGA